One Calorimonas adulescens genomic region harbors:
- a CDS encoding heme NO-binding domain-containing protein — protein MKGSVVSTWINTMKNLFGNEIVTKTMHEQGWDTDKIIGPLDDIDDGATSNLIAGVAKKVGKTPEDLWREIGRNNIRTFHKWFPSYFERKSLKGFLMLMDDVHSQLTRLVKGARPPRLFAKELGHDRIEIRYVSKRGMYDYFLGLLEGAAEFFNEKLDIKEVDRGTDPDGNKYMVVDIKFSKMVNQRKNFAINRLLTLGVFKSIPLRAGIYSGVITLLTGLFLGLQLTQYIVLGCIAFVIPFVVVLISNQPLSLLKSELKKIENLNLEEDTTVVTGDIYEKIFDDLKNAKENLRKEIVFMRGGTDDMYNFADNFSRVADDMRRVSEEISKAVEDVAQGAVSQAEDTSKAVDLLDENITSLKDVTNRQQSSKERLDSSMSDINTASDDVVGVNTMLGQIKDRFSDINRESEELARRALDIMEIVNTVESIADQTNLLSLNAAIEAARAGEAGRGFAVVADEIRKLAEDSKTAVGTINQNLDEFAGNVRKMASEFEEEFKSMEESTRILDRVSGSVKKSVSEVKRVTDEISALTDELSKTTERLSMVFENVQSLAAIAEENSATSEEMSASVTEYSSKIAELTQNIDELKSFAEYFKAELKKYQM, from the coding sequence ATGAAGGGTTCTGTAGTATCCACATGGATTAATACTATGAAAAATCTTTTTGGCAATGAGATTGTGACAAAGACTATGCATGAACAGGGGTGGGACACAGATAAAATAATAGGGCCACTCGATGACATTGATGACGGTGCTACCAGCAACCTGATTGCAGGGGTGGCAAAGAAGGTAGGAAAGACCCCTGAGGATCTATGGAGAGAAATAGGTAGGAACAACATAAGGACATTTCACAAGTGGTTTCCTTCTTACTTTGAAAGGAAAAGCCTCAAGGGCTTTTTGATGTTGATGGATGATGTTCACAGTCAGCTTACCAGGCTTGTAAAGGGGGCCAGACCTCCCCGCTTGTTTGCTAAGGAATTGGGTCATGACAGGATTGAGATCAGGTATGTCTCAAAAAGAGGGATGTATGACTATTTTCTTGGGCTTTTAGAGGGTGCAGCGGAGTTTTTTAATGAAAAACTGGACATAAAAGAGGTGGACAGGGGCACAGACCCTGACGGGAACAAATACATGGTTGTGGATATAAAGTTTTCTAAGATGGTAAACCAGAGGAAGAACTTTGCCATAAACAGGCTGCTCACCTTGGGTGTGTTTAAGAGTATACCTTTAAGGGCAGGGATTTATTCCGGTGTCATTACCTTGCTGACCGGCCTTTTCCTGGGTCTTCAGCTTACACAGTACATAGTGCTCGGCTGCATAGCTTTTGTAATTCCTTTTGTTGTCGTATTAATCTCCAACCAGCCGCTAAGCCTTTTAAAGAGTGAGCTGAAAAAAATCGAGAATCTTAACCTTGAGGAAGATACCACTGTGGTCACAGGGGACATATATGAAAAAATATTTGATGACCTGAAAAATGCTAAGGAGAACTTGAGGAAAGAGATTGTCTTTATGCGTGGCGGCACAGATGACATGTATAACTTTGCTGATAACTTCTCCCGGGTGGCAGACGACATGAGGAGGGTCTCAGAGGAAATATCCAAAGCTGTGGAAGACGTGGCGCAAGGGGCAGTCTCCCAGGCGGAAGATACCAGCAAGGCTGTGGACCTGCTGGATGAGAATATAACAAGCCTCAAGGATGTGACAAATAGACAACAGTCCAGCAAGGAGAGACTCGACAGTTCCATGAGTGATATAAACACCGCCTCTGACGATGTGGTAGGTGTGAATACTATGCTTGGCCAGATAAAAGACCGTTTTTCAGATATAAACCGTGAATCAGAAGAACTGGCGCGCAGGGCTCTGGATATCATGGAGATAGTAAACACAGTGGAGTCCATAGCAGACCAGACGAACCTGCTGTCCCTCAACGCTGCCATAGAAGCTGCCAGGGCAGGAGAGGCAGGAAGGGGATTTGCTGTAGTGGCTGACGAGATAAGAAAACTGGCGGAGGACTCAAAAACAGCGGTGGGCACTATAAACCAAAACCTGGATGAGTTTGCTGGAAACGTAAGAAAAATGGCATCAGAGTTTGAGGAAGAGTTTAAGAGTATGGAGGAGAGCACCAGGATTCTGGACAGGGTATCAGGAAGCGTCAAAAAATCAGTTTCTGAAGTAAAAAGGGTGACCGATGAAATATCTGCCCTGACCGATGAACTTTCTAAAACCACCGAGAGGCTCTCCATGGTATTTGAAAACGTCCAATCTCTGGCAGCCATAGCAGAGGAAAACTCTGCCACCTCAGAGGAGATGAGTGCCAGCGTTACCGAATATTCATCCAAGATTGCAGAGCTTACCCAAAACATCGATGAACTCAAAAGCTTTGCAGAGTACTTTAAGGCTGAGCTGAAAAAATACCAGATGTAG
- a CDS encoding carbohydrate kinase: MITDAERRVLEEIIKNPIAGQGEIASSLGISRSAVASHISSLMKKGVLKRGYIVNEEPSVVVVGGANFDIKGVSFSEVIPMTSNPGKITFSPGGVGRNIAENLARLGIKTRLITLVGDDMYGDMLLKEAEKAGIDISGCDSISHRSSGTYMAIDGPDGNMVLALSDMEIFKEMTPEFVRTRQKALESASVIVADTNIPIDTIVYLKSQAAALYTPFCIEPVSVPKAALLKGHLDGVYMITPNKEEAEVLAMMDIKSDKDVEKAAVSIASQGVSVVVITLGQKGVYLYYDGMGGFINSIATNVVDTTGAGDALFAGIVYGIYNGYDIKKSVRYGLACAAVTVSSSLTVSPMLSPVYIEKIMAAGN, encoded by the coding sequence ATGATAACAGATGCAGAGAGGCGGGTGCTGGAAGAGATCATTAAAAACCCCATTGCAGGGCAGGGTGAGATAGCCTCATCACTTGGTATCAGCCGTTCGGCAGTGGCAAGCCACATATCCAGTCTCATGAAGAAGGGGGTACTGAAGAGGGGCTATATAGTAAATGAGGAACCGTCTGTAGTGGTGGTTGGCGGTGCCAACTTCGACATCAAGGGCGTATCCTTCTCCGAGGTGATACCCATGACCTCAAATCCAGGTAAAATTACTTTTTCCCCCGGTGGCGTCGGCAGAAATATAGCTGAAAACCTGGCCAGGTTGGGAATAAAGACGAGACTCATTACCCTTGTAGGTGACGATATGTATGGTGACATGCTGCTCAAGGAAGCAGAAAAGGCTGGTATAGATATATCCGGCTGTGACAGCATATCCCACAGGTCCTCAGGTACCTACATGGCCATTGATGGGCCGGACGGCAATATGGTGCTCGCACTTTCAGATATGGAGATATTCAAGGAGATGACTCCGGAATTTGTAAGGACAAGGCAAAAGGCCCTTGAGAGCGCCTCGGTAATTGTCGCTGACACCAATATACCTATAGATACCATAGTTTATCTCAAGTCCCAGGCAGCAGCCCTATATACCCCTTTCTGTATAGAACCTGTTTCCGTACCAAAAGCTGCACTATTGAAAGGTCATTTAGATGGGGTCTATATGATAACGCCCAACAAGGAGGAGGCAGAGGTCCTGGCCATGATGGATATAAAAAGTGATAAAGATGTAGAAAAAGCGGCTGTGTCAATCGCCAGCCAAGGGGTATCTGTGGTGGTGATAACCCTGGGACAGAAAGGGGTATATCTCTATTATGACGGTATGGGCGGATTCATTAACAGCATAGCCACCAATGTTGTGGACACCACAGGGGCAGGTGATGCCCTCTTCGCAGGTATAGTCTATGGCATATACAACGGGTATGACATCAAAAAGTCTGTAAGATACGGCCTGGCCTGTGCTGCGGTAACCGTATCCAGCAGCCTTACCGTCTCGCCCATGCTAAGTCCGGTATACATCGAAAAGATTATGGCTGCCGGCAATTAG
- a CDS encoding pseudouridine-5'-phosphate glycosidase — MSKFLSINEEVREALKDKRPVVALESTIISHGMPYPDNIETAIKVEDIIRENGAVPATCAIINGILKVGLTRDEIELLGKSKGVLKCSRRDIPYAVSRRLNGATTVASTMILASMAGIEVFVTGGIGGVHYGAEQSFDISADLTELARTNVTVVSAGAKAILDIGKTLEYLETMGVPVIAFGQEEFPAFYTRSSGFKAPYRLDTPEEIASFIKTKRALNLNGGILVGNPVPEEYEADEALIREAIRKALKDAEQKMIKGKEVTPFLLTRVAELTKGESLETNMALVKNNARLGAKIAKSL, encoded by the coding sequence GTGAGCAAGTTTTTATCAATAAATGAAGAGGTAAGAGAGGCATTAAAGGATAAAAGACCGGTGGTAGCCTTAGAGTCCACAATCATTTCTCATGGTATGCCCTATCCTGATAATATAGAGACAGCCATTAAGGTAGAGGATATAATAAGAGAAAATGGTGCTGTACCGGCCACCTGCGCCATAATAAACGGCATACTGAAGGTAGGGCTTACACGGGATGAGATTGAGCTTCTCGGCAAATCAAAAGGTGTTTTAAAATGCAGCAGGAGGGACATCCCATATGCAGTCTCCAGGAGATTAAACGGAGCTACAACCGTTGCCAGCACCATGATACTGGCGTCAATGGCCGGCATAGAGGTATTTGTGACCGGCGGCATAGGCGGCGTGCACTATGGAGCTGAGCAGTCCTTTGACATATCTGCTGACCTTACGGAACTTGCCAGGACCAATGTCACTGTGGTCTCGGCCGGTGCGAAGGCCATACTGGATATAGGAAAGACACTTGAATACCTTGAGACTATGGGCGTACCTGTCATAGCCTTCGGTCAGGAAGAGTTCCCTGCATTTTATACAAGGAGCAGCGGATTTAAGGCTCCATACAGACTGGATACACCTGAAGAAATTGCTTCATTCATAAAGACAAAGAGAGCCTTAAACCTGAATGGCGGTATACTCGTAGGAAACCCTGTACCTGAAGAGTACGAAGCAGATGAGGCCTTGATAAGGGAAGCTATAAGGAAGGCATTGAAAGATGCCGAACAGAAGATGATTAAGGGCAAAGAGGTAACTCCATTCCTGTTAACCAGGGTAGCAGAGCTTACCAAAGGCGAGAGCCTTGAAACCAATATGGCCCTTGTAAAGAACAATGCAAGACTGGGAGCAAAAATAGCGAAAAGCCTCTAA
- a CDS encoding ROK family protein, which produces MDIFAGIDLGGTNIEVALVDSDGRVLSHKTHATESVLGYERVIENIKDTLNEIKGDNQLRAIGLCSPGLLDVEKGVCLFAGNLGFRDVELKRPLEDAFGVPTFIENDVNAAALGEWRFGTGRGTENFILVMVGTGVGAGVVCDGHLLHGKSNATAEIGHTIVEKDGLFCNCGGRGCLEMYASATGIVRMMRQYINKGHYTSVVDEVQGNMDRITAAIVAKKATEGDSLSKHVINRAAEYLGVALVNYVNTFNPEVVAIGGGVARAGDVLLKPVEEFIKKRSMEVQARDVKIVQSTLGEDAGTVGAAAVAMDKVK; this is translated from the coding sequence ATGGATATATTTGCCGGCATTGACCTTGGGGGAACCAATATAGAGGTGGCACTGGTGGACTCCGACGGCAGGGTGTTATCTCATAAGACTCATGCCACAGAGTCAGTCCTGGGCTATGAAAGGGTAATAGAGAATATTAAAGATACATTAAATGAAATAAAAGGCGATAACCAGTTGAGGGCAATAGGTCTCTGCTCGCCGGGCCTGTTGGATGTAGAAAAAGGTGTATGTCTTTTTGCTGGTAACTTAGGCTTTAGAGATGTAGAGCTTAAAAGACCCCTTGAGGATGCCTTCGGCGTGCCCACATTTATTGAGAACGATGTGAATGCTGCAGCTCTTGGGGAATGGCGTTTTGGTACGGGCAGGGGCACAGAAAACTTTATACTTGTCATGGTTGGTACCGGTGTGGGTGCGGGGGTCGTATGCGACGGACACCTGCTTCATGGTAAGTCCAACGCTACAGCGGAGATAGGCCACACGATTGTGGAAAAGGACGGGCTTTTCTGCAACTGTGGAGGCAGGGGATGTCTGGAGATGTATGCCTCAGCCACCGGGATAGTGAGGATGATGAGGCAGTATATAAATAAGGGCCATTATACCTCGGTTGTTGATGAGGTACAGGGTAATATGGACAGGATAACAGCAGCCATAGTTGCTAAAAAAGCAACAGAGGGCGACAGTCTATCGAAACATGTTATTAACCGTGCGGCCGAATACCTAGGGGTTGCCCTTGTAAACTATGTGAATACATTTAACCCTGAGGTGGTTGCCATAGGTGGAGGGGTGGCCAGGGCAGGAGATGTGTTGTTAAAGCCCGTTGAGGAGTTTATAAAGAAGAGGTCTATGGAGGTCCAGGCCAGGGATGTTAAAATAGTGCAGTCCACCCTCGGGGAGGATGCAGGTACAGTTGGGGCTGCAGCCGTGGCCATGGATAAGGTTAAATAG